The genome window CTGGTGCACGCAACCACTTTGCGTTGAACAGTGATCCGGTTCGAAAGGCGATGACAACGGCCGGCTTGTCCACTTCAAGCAAGCAACTTGTCAACGAACGTTTGATTGAAGCAACTCGCGAATCAGTCACCCTGAACGACAACACTCGTTATCAAATTTTGTTGTTGCGAGGTCCAGCGAAACAATTGGATCGCTTGTTCCTCGAACTGCTCGCGGACGAAGACTCGATTGAATCCGTCGGTATGTCGATGGCGATGGGCAACGCAGTCTCCGGCATCGCTTGGCAACAAGATGAAGACGTGGCTCCTTCGAGTGCCGTTGCCTATGACTTGAATGCCAAAGACAAGCGTTCGTTGCAACGACTCGGCATGGCACTGAGTAACCGCGACTTCATGCCCGTCGAAGCCGAATCATTCACCAACCGAATTGATTTTGCTCTGGGTTCACCCGAAGCCGCCAGCACTGGCAACGACTTCATCACCGAAGTCCTGGTCATCGTTCGCTGAGACTCTTGGTTTCCAAAGCGGAAACAGCGAGACGCCTGCAGGTGCCTGTTTCAGGCGTGAAATTTCTGGCATGAAATGTGCGACCGTGGAAAAGTCTCACGCGTCAATGTCGATGGTTTGATTCATCGGGCGCGTCACTTAATTCTCACGCTCCCACTTAGAGAGGATCATCATGCCTTGGAAATCATTCGCATTGACCGCCGCGTTCGCAACCTGCTTGACCGCAATCGGATGTGACGAAGCCCAGTACGATATGTCGGTCGACAACTACAACGAAGAAGTGCAAGAAGGCCGAGAAGAGCTCAACGAAGCTCAGGTTGACGGTGCGATCTCGTCCGACGAATTGGAAGAGCTCGAAGATCAGAATGAAGAGATTCGCGAAGCAGCCGGCGAAGTCGCAGAGCAAACCGGTGACTTGATCGAAGCCAAATCGGACTGATTGAGAATCGACCGTTGAGCGACTGGTGGATCTTCTGTCCACCAGTCGAAAATCTTTTGGCCGAAACGACTCAGTTCCCGAGTTGATCGGCCAAGTCGTTGGCTTGGTAGATCGAACGCAGGGCTTCGGGAATTGCGACGCCGGACACACTCACCGCTCGGCTCAGGACGTCGGTGTAGAGGTAGTCGCTGGTCAGGCTTTGGATGTTTCCATCAAAGATCAGTCCCACCAAGGCTCCATCTCGATCGACCACCGGTGAACCACTGTTTCCACCAATAATATCCGCGGTGCAGACAAAGTTGAGCTGGGTATCCAAGTCGATCTTGTCTTTCGCGGACATCCAAGATTCGGGAAGGTCAAAATCTTCTTGCCCTTCATGTTCCTTCGCGTGGGTGAACGCACCTGCGAAGTTCGTTGTCGGCTCAATCTGTTCGCCGCGTTCTTCGTAACCAGAAACCACACCGAACGCCAAACGCAGTGTGAAAGTTGCGTCGGGATAGCCTCCGGTGCCTTCGATTACAGTCGTCGCTTGGGTGATCTCCGCGTAAGCCTGCTTTTCACGTTCGCTGAGTTGCTCGTTTATCTTGTCGATTCGGCGATACTCTGGTGCGATCACACGAGCCATTCGGATCATCGGATCTTTCGATGCCAAGACGGCGTCCAACCCACCCTCGATTAGTGCCTTGCGTGTTTCGACGTCCTTGATTTTCGTCCCGGACACCAATTCGCTGGCGACTTGTTTGGGCGAACGTCCCGCCAAGACTTCTTGAACGATCGAGTCGTTCATGCCGCGGCTTTCGAGCAACAAAGCGATCTCGTCGGCTAACTTCACCATTTCCAAATCGTCGTAGATCGGTGCCGGTGAAAGCAATTGAGCCATCAGCGATTCGCGCCCCGAATCGGTGTATCCGGGCAAACGTTCTTCATTGGGTTTGCGATCTTCTTCTGACAAAATCAGAATTCGAAGAGCGAGTTGGAAAAGCTCACTGCGAAGCGATACCGAGCGGTCTAGCAACTCAGTCTTCTCCTTCTGCACTTCCGCGACTTCTTTCCAAGCGTCCGCCAGTCCCGAGTGTTCCTGTGACTTAGAAAGTGCAGTCAGCAGACGATCTTGGCGACCTCTTTTGGACACAAACGTTTGCGGATCCTGCAGTCCAGCCAACATGCCTGAGTAAGCCTTGCGAGCGTTTTGGATTCCAAACAACTCGTCGCGTCCACGGCGAGCCGCTTCTTTGCCTTCCAAACGATATTGCTGAAGCAGAACCTCTTTGCGACGAAGCAAATCCAACACATGAGGCAATCGTTCGTCGCGAAGGTACTCCAGCGCCTCGACGGTGAAGATCCGCTGCGTGCGACCAGGGTGACCGCTGACAAAGACAAGGTCTCCATCTTTGGCCGGTTGATCGTTCCATTTCAGGAAGTGTTCCAGCTTGGCAGGTTCGCCATCCTCATAGACACGCATCAACGTCGCGTCGAGGTTGTAGCGAGGGTATTCAAAGTTGTCCGCGTCGCCACCAAAGAATGCGGCAGCGGTCTCGGGAGCCCATACCAATCGCACGTCGGTATATTTCTTGTATCGATAAAGGTGATACTTCGCTCCGCCAAACAGCGTCACGACGTCGCTTCGCAAACCGGTTTCATCGAGCGATTCTTTCTCGATCGTCGCGATCACTGCCCGGCGTTGTTTGGCGGCTTCTTCAGCGTCCGCGGCTTCGGTGATCTGCTCGTTGACTCGATCGGTCACGTCCTCGATCGAGATCAGTTGATTCAGTTCCAGATCAGGTGCCTTGAGTTCCTCGTCAAAGCTCTTCGCCAAGAACCCATCGTCAATCAGGTTGCGATCTTTGGAACTGAGTTTGGCCAACGTGTCGCTGGCAACATGGTGGTTGGTCAGCACCAAACCGTTGGAGGACACAAACGATCCGGAACCACCGGAATTAAACCGAACCGAAGAGAGCTGCAAATGCTTCAGCCATTCTTCGGACGGTTCGAACTGATGTCGGTCTCGCAGCAATTCGCGAGGGACATCGTTGAACAAATACATGCCTTCATCAGCATGCGAATTGCTGGACAGACCAGCCAACGCGAAAACCATGCAACTTCCCGACAAGAACCAACGGCGCACGTGTGCAAACATGATGGATAAACCAGAAACACGAGGGGACAGAATCCTGAATCTCTAGTTCAGCCGTTGCGACGGTCACATGCAACCGGTCGTCGGGCCTGATCAAGCCGCGTCGGTCAGATCGCTGTGGCAGAGGCTGCGATAGAAAGAATTGCTAGCAAGCAATTGGTGATGCGTTCCCACATCGGCGACTTGGCCCAAATCCAACACCGCGACTCGATCGGCCATCGCGAGCGTGCTGGCTCGGTGAGTGATCATGATTCCCGTGCGATTCTCCAAGAACGTTTCGAGCGCTCGGTGAATCAGCTGTTCACTTTCGATGTCGATTTGGCTGGTCGCTTCATCCAAAATCAAAATGTCTGGATCACGCAAGAAGGCTCGTGCGAGCGCGATTCGTTGCATTTGTCCGCCAGACAATCGAACTCCGCCGGATCCGAGCAACGTTTGATAGCCATCGGGTGTTTTCCGGCGAATGAAATCATCCGCGAAAGCCAACTTGGCCGCTCGAACCACGTCGTGAGCGTCCGCGCTGGGACTGCCGTAACGAATGTTGTTTTCGATCGTGTCGTCGAACAGCACCGTTCGTTGATTCACCAACGCGATGCGTCGACGAAGATCGCGGGTCGGCAAACGGTCGATCGCGACATCGTCGAAACAGACTTCGCCCTCGTGCGGGTCGTCGAAGCGACAGAGCAAATTGATCAACGTGCTTTTGCCACAACCATTGGGCCCAATCAAGGCGATTGTTTCGCCGTGCTGGATCGTCAGATCGATGCCTCGCAACACCATCGGTCCGGATGGGTATTGGAAGTGGACGCCTTTGAACTGAATCGCGTTGTGGGGTCGATCCAAGTGAACCGGATTGGTGGGCTCGGTGACGCGAATGGGTTCGTCGATGATTTCGTACACACGATTCGAAGCGGCAATGCCCCGCTGAAGCGACGTCCAAACGTCGGACAATTTGCGAGCGGGATCCGAAG of Rhodopirellula bahusiensis contains these proteins:
- a CDS encoding S46 family peptidase, with the translated sequence MFAHVRRWFLSGSCMVFALAGLSSNSHADEGMYLFNDVPRELLRDRHQFEPSEEWLKHLQLSSVRFNSGGSGSFVSSNGLVLTNHHVASDTLAKLSSKDRNLIDDGFLAKSFDEELKAPDLELNQLISIEDVTDRVNEQITEAADAEEAAKQRRAVIATIEKESLDETGLRSDVVTLFGGAKYHLYRYKKYTDVRLVWAPETAAAFFGGDADNFEYPRYNLDATLMRVYEDGEPAKLEHFLKWNDQPAKDGDLVFVSGHPGRTQRIFTVEALEYLRDERLPHVLDLLRRKEVLLQQYRLEGKEAARRGRDELFGIQNARKAYSGMLAGLQDPQTFVSKRGRQDRLLTALSKSQEHSGLADAWKEVAEVQKEKTELLDRSVSLRSELFQLALRILILSEEDRKPNEERLPGYTDSGRESLMAQLLSPAPIYDDLEMVKLADEIALLLESRGMNDSIVQEVLAGRSPKQVASELVSGTKIKDVETRKALIEGGLDAVLASKDPMIRMARVIAPEYRRIDKINEQLSEREKQAYAEITQATTVIEGTGGYPDATFTLRLAFGVVSGYEERGEQIEPTTNFAGAFTHAKEHEGQEDFDLPESWMSAKDKIDLDTQLNFVCTADIIGGNSGSPVVDRDGALVGLIFDGNIQSLTSDYLYTDVLSRAVSVSGVAIPEALRSIYQANDLADQLGN